The Chroogloeocystis siderophila 5.2 s.c.1 genome window below encodes:
- the lhgO gene encoding L-2-hydroxyglutarate oxidase has translation MYDFAIIGGGIVGLATAKAIGKRYPNAQIVVIEKEATIASHQTGNNSGVIHSGIYYKPGSFKAKFCRDGSRSMVEFCREHGIAHEVCGKVIVATQAEELPRLENLYQRGIENGLQLEKLTSEQVREIEPHVQCTAGIRVFTTGIVNYRQVAQKYVELVTAQGGELQLGTKVTNIETRSDFTVLTTNKGTIATHFVINCAGLFSDRIARIGKTDPQARIVPFRGEYYELTPEKRYLVKHLIYPVPNPNFPFLGVHFTRMIDGSVHAGPNAVLSLKREGYHKTDINVRDLTEVLTYRGFWKLAAKHADEGIKEMIRSVSKAAFVQSLQQLIPEVTADDVVPTHAGVRAQALQADGKLVDDFLIVPGDRALHVCNAPSPAATSSLEIGKAIALAIPQQSHLESTLVQV, from the coding sequence ATGTACGACTTTGCAATCATTGGTGGTGGAATCGTTGGATTAGCAACAGCAAAAGCGATTGGCAAGCGTTATCCTAACGCTCAAATTGTTGTCATCGAGAAAGAAGCCACGATCGCCAGCCACCAAACCGGAAACAATAGTGGCGTGATTCACTCAGGAATCTATTACAAGCCAGGCAGTTTCAAAGCAAAATTCTGCCGCGACGGCAGCCGTTCGATGGTAGAATTCTGCCGCGAACATGGTATTGCACACGAAGTCTGCGGTAAAGTGATCGTCGCGACGCAAGCTGAAGAACTACCACGACTCGAAAATCTCTATCAACGCGGAATTGAAAACGGCTTACAGCTTGAAAAACTTACAAGTGAACAAGTGCGTGAGATTGAACCGCACGTACAGTGCACAGCCGGAATTCGCGTGTTCACAACAGGGATTGTCAACTATCGGCAAGTCGCGCAAAAATACGTTGAACTTGTCACCGCGCAAGGTGGTGAACTGCAACTAGGGACAAAAGTTACCAACATCGAGACGCGCAGTGACTTTACCGTACTGACAACGAACAAAGGTACGATTGCAACACACTTTGTGATTAACTGTGCGGGACTGTTTAGCGATCGCATCGCCCGTATAGGAAAAACCGATCCGCAAGCTCGTATTGTGCCATTTCGCGGCGAATACTACGAACTCACCCCCGAAAAACGGTATTTGGTCAAACACTTGATTTATCCGGTACCAAATCCCAACTTTCCATTTTTGGGCGTACATTTCACGCGGATGATTGATGGTAGCGTCCATGCTGGACCGAATGCTGTCTTAAGTCTCAAGCGTGAAGGATATCACAAAACGGATATCAATGTGCGCGATTTGACTGAGGTATTGACGTATCGGGGATTTTGGAAGTTAGCGGCAAAACACGCCGATGAAGGCATCAAAGAGATGATTCGTTCGGTGTCGAAAGCAGCGTTTGTGCAAAGTTTGCAGCAGTTGATACCGGAGGTGACAGCAGATGATGTTGTTCCCACACACGCAGGCGTACGCGCGCAAGCACTGCAAGCGGATGGCAAGTTAGTTGATGACTTTTTGATTGTGCCTGGCGATCGCGCACTGCACGTATGTAATGCACCGTCTCCGGCGGCAACGTCTTCTTTGGAAATTGGCAAGGCAATTGCCTTAGCGATTCCCCAACAATCACATCTCGAATCGACATTAGTTCAAGTTTAG
- the rfbF gene encoding glucose-1-phosphate cytidylyltransferase, with the protein MKAVILAGGLGTRISEETTIKPKPMVEVGGKPILWHIMKIYAAHGINDFIICCGYKGYVIKEYFANYFLHMSDVTFDMRFNQMNVHCGYAEPWRVTLVDTGEATMTGGRLKRVKEHVGNSTFCFTYGDGVSNVNITKLIEFHRQQKTQATLTAVQPPGRFGAICLAEEQTLITSFKEKPGGDGAWINGGYFVLEPEVIDYIADDSTVWEQEPLEKLAHLEQLSAYKHDGFWQPMDTLRDKNYLEDLWKKGSAPWKVW; encoded by the coding sequence ATGAAAGCGGTAATACTAGCAGGGGGATTGGGGACAAGGATCAGTGAAGAGACAACAATCAAACCAAAGCCAATGGTGGAGGTTGGGGGCAAGCCAATCCTGTGGCACATCATGAAAATCTATGCAGCGCACGGGATAAACGATTTCATCATTTGCTGCGGATACAAAGGATATGTCATTAAAGAATATTTCGCGAACTACTTTCTGCACATGTCCGACGTGACATTTGATATGCGATTCAATCAAATGAACGTCCACTGCGGGTATGCCGAACCGTGGCGCGTGACATTAGTTGACACTGGCGAAGCGACAATGACCGGCGGAAGATTGAAGCGCGTCAAAGAACATGTTGGTAATAGTACATTCTGCTTCACGTATGGTGATGGTGTCAGCAACGTCAACATTACCAAACTCATCGAATTTCACCGTCAACAAAAAACGCAAGCAACACTCACAGCAGTGCAACCACCAGGAAGATTCGGCGCAATTTGTCTAGCCGAAGAACAAACCCTAATTACATCGTTCAAAGAAAAACCAGGTGGTGACGGCGCGTGGATCAACGGCGGCTACTTTGTCCTCGAACCCGAAGTAATCGACTACATTGCTGATGACAGCACGGTGTGGGAACAAGAACCGCTCGAAAAACTTGCGCATCTCGAACAGCTATCAGCATACAAGCACGATGGCTTCTGGCAACCAATGGATACACTGCGCGACAAGAATTATCTAGAAGACTTGTGGAAAAAAGGCTCTGCACCTTGGAAAGTGTGGTAG